Within Paenibacillus sabinae T27, the genomic segment ACGTGACCCGGTTTGAGGACGGTCGTTATACGAAGACCGATATTACCGTACACGGTTTGAAGACGCCGGTCATTCTCGGTCGCGGCGTCGGCATGGGCGCTCCGGCCGGAGGCTCGATCCGAATCGAAGTCAAATGCGGGAGCGTGCAATACCTGCTCTCGCAGAAGGAACATATGAAATTTCAGGCCGGTGGACACCGGTCCGCACGTGCGTCCATGACCGTATGCAGCCGCGATATTAAGGATTTGTCGTCCGAGACGGAGCGGGATCTGAGGCAGGCGCTTACGGACGCCGGATCTCCTCTCGTCGGGATGCTGCCGCGGAAGAAAGAATTGGACCAAGCGTGCTGGAACGCCGTCGCCGGATCAGAACGGGGAGTGACTGGGATTGTTTAACGGGGTGTTGATGGCCGTTAAGACGGCTAAGGCCGAATTCGAGGGTAATGTCCGGGACGCGTTCGGCCGCTCGATCGCAGGCAACGTATTCGAGCCGCTTGTCGCGGAAGCGGGGGCGCTTCTTCGGATGGAGGAGCTTGCGGAACGGCAGCTTCATCAGGCGGATCTGCTGCTTGAAGAAGCGCGGTTCATTGCGGGTGAGCCGTATGGGGATTAACCGCCAAACCGGCCTTGCCCTCACGGAACGTCTGTTGAAGCTGACGTCAGAGCTCGAGCGAATCTCCGAGGAGCGGCGCCTTGCTTACGAATGGCTCCGGCGGGAAATTCCCGGCGAGCATCTCCGGCTGGAGGACTACGATCTTCTGAAGTCGCGTCAGGAGGCGGTACAGGAAGTCTTCACCCGGGACTGGAACCGGAAGCTCGCGGAACTGGACGAATGGTGCCGCAGGGTGCGCCGGAGACAGCCGCGCTTGATTGACCTTCAAGAAGAACATCTGAATAACGGCGATAAGCTTCCGGATGCGCTTGCCTTCGGCCGTATGAAGCTGAGTTGTGAAGGATGGAGCGGTCATGTTCCGCGGCTCCTCCCCTTCCCGTTCAAGCGGGGAATCCGGATGTCCAACGATCGGAAGGAACAAAGCTGGCTGCATCAGCTGCTGCTGCGGCTCATGACCGCCTTGCCGGCGAATGCTCTGCGGATCGTGGCATACGATCCCCTGCACCTCGGGTCCGCGCTGCGGCCGTTTCTTCCGCTGCTCGATCTGCAGAAGCCGTTCGCCGACCGGCGAATATGGACGCGCTCGGAAGAGATCGAGGAGGTGCTCCGGCGGGAACTGGACGACATCGAGCAACTGCTTCAGCGAAGGTTCGGCGGAAGCGCGGTCGACTGGCAGTCGTACAATAAGCTTCACCCTGACCATGCGATTCCATACAAAGTCCTCGTCGTCCTTCATGTGCCGGAGCAGTTGACGGAGAAGAGCCTATGGTACTTGGGACGAATCTTGGAATTCGGTCCGGCATGCGGCGTGCTTCCCATCTTGTCGATGGAGGAGGGCAGTTTGGAGGACCGCCGATATGACGCGCTGCGCGGACAAGTCGAACGATTGACGCAAGGCATCGAGCAGCTGCTCGAATCGAATCCGGTCTTCCGATCCTTCCGTCACTTGGCGGTAACCGAGGAGCAGGAACAATGGCCCGACCGACTGCTGGACTTGCTCGGCCGGCTTGCGGAACGATATCGAAGCTCGAACGCGTTCATCCGGAAGATCCGGGACCAGTGGGGGGAGGCGGCCTGCTGGACGGCCTCGTCGAGGGACGGTATAAGCGCCTGTATCGGCTGGACGCCCGACGGAAGGGAAGTCGAATTTACGCTCGGGCGCGTGGACAGCGAGCATCATGCGCTGCTGGCCGGCCGCTCCGGATCGGGCAAGTCGAACCTGCTTCACGTTCTGATCCATAGCCTCTGTCACCGCTACGCGCCGGACGAGCTGCAAGTCTACATGCTGGACTACAAGCAGGGAACCGAATTCGCTGTCTATGCGAATCCACCGCTGCCGCAAGCCGTGCTGGTGGCGACCGAGAGCGATCCGGAGTACGGCACGACCGTGCTCGCGCATATCGAGCAGGAGCTGCAGCGCCGCGCGTCCGCATTCAAGCGGCATGCCGTGCGCGACTGCGCCGAATACCGGAAGAACACGGGCTTGCCGCTGCCGAGAGTGCTGCTCATCATCGACGAGTTCCAGCTGCTGTTCTCGGAGAATAAGGATGTCGCGGAGGCCGCGGAGAAGAGCCTGAACATGCTGCTGAGGCAAGGCAGGGCGTACGGCATTCATGTCTTGCTCGCGACCCAGACGCTGAAGGGCATTCAATCGATGTCGATGGCGCAGCTGATCAGCCAGATCGGCTGCCGAATGGCGCTGGCCTGCAGCGAAGAAGATTCGGCCATGATTCTCGGCTCGAACAACTGGGCAGCGGCCGAACTGAAGAGCCCGCCCGAGGGCATTCTGAACGACGCCAACGGGGCCGGGTCGGCGAATCGGCGGTTCTTAATTCCGTATGCGGAACCGGACCTCATCCGGTCGCATCTGGACGAGCTGCACGAACGGTCTGAACAGAGGGGGTTCGCTTCCTCCGCCAAGATCTTCAACGGGGCGCATCTGCCGCCGATTCCGGATTCCCGCAGCTATGCGGCGCAGCTTGCCGGTGCCGGGGAGCCGGCGCTTGTCCTGGGCGAGAAGCTGGATTTCAGCGGGAACCCGCTCCGCCTAGCCTTCGACCGGCAGCAGCCCGGTCATCTGCTCATTGCCGGGCACGATCCCGTTATTCGGCAGGGGTTACTGCTGTCCGTTATTCGGAGCTTAAGCCTGAGCGAGCACGTCAGGCGAATCGCGTATTACGACGCCGCGAACAAGGGCGCTTCTGCGCTGCGTGAGGCGGCAGTCGAATCGGCGGGCAGTCGAATTCGGCTGTTCGGATACGAATGGGACGGCGATTTCTCGTTCCTCGATCATACGGAAGACGGCAAAGCCGACGTGTTGATCATTGACGGTCTGGAGAACGCGAAGCCGTTCCATAGCGCCGTGCCGTCCTTCGGCAAGCCTAAGGATCCGGCTTCGCCGGCGGACAGCCTTCGCAGGACGCTTGAATCCGGACATTCGCCGATTGTCATTGCGGTGGTGGACAATTGGCGCAAAGCGAACGCCGCTTGCAAGGATTTGCTCCCCCAGTTCGAGCTCAAGATCGGTTATCGCCTCTCGGAGGATGATGCCGGCGCGCTTGTCCAGGGCGGCGGGTTCGCTAAGCTGAAAGGGCTCGACAACGGGAATAAAGCCGTCTTCATCGACAAGCTGAAGAACCGGCAGGATTGGTTCCGCCCTTATTGCGACATTCACACGGAGAAGGATGAACCATGGTGAACAACGATAATGTGACGCTCTTCGTCGTTCTGGATACGTCGGGTAGTATGAGCGAGATGGGCAAGCTTGCGACGGCGGCGAATATGCTCGCCTATGTGCGGGCATGCGTCCGCATGCGGCAGGGACTGTTTCCCTTCGATCGGTTGACCTTGCTCCTCTGGAACGACGAAACGCGGGTGATGGCGCTCGATCCCGATGAAGCCCCCCCGGTTCTCACGGGCGTAGGAAGCAACAGTCTTACCGGTCTGACGGAGATGCTGCAGCGAATCGTGCCGGATGAAGCCGGGAAGAGCCGGCTGCTGCTCCTCTCGGACGGTAACTTCTCGGCCGACGAGCTTCGCGGGTTCAAGAACTGGTTGATCAAGCGGAAGCGATACGACGTCAGGGCGGTGGCGGTCGGCATGGATGCCGATACGGCCGCGCTTAAGGCGTTGACGCCCGGCGGCCGCGTGTATGCCGCAGCCGAGATCGGCAATGCCCTGAAGCGATGGCCCTTGCAGGAAGAAGCCGCTAAGCCGCCGCGAAGATTAAGCGACTTGTCCCGGATTGCGCCGTCGGAGAGGGTTAGCGAATGGGCGTAACCTTCGACCGGTGGGGGATCTGGGGAGCCAGCATGATCGGACCGCTGCATATAAAGCGCAAGCTGCCGAACCAGGACGCATGGTTTGCCCGCCAGTACAAGTGGGGGGACGTCGTGGCGGTGTCCGACGGACTCGGGAGCCGTCCCCGTTCCGACATCGGTTCGACCGCCGCCGTGCAGGCGGTCGTCGATGCGGCGCGGATCTGCGGCGGCTATCCCGAGGAGCGCGTGACGGAATTTCTCCAATTAATCCACGCCATATGGCTCATGCGCATTGCACCCTATAAGGCGGGCGACTGCGGGGCGACCTGTCTGTTCGTCATTCGTGCTGGCGGCCGAAGTTTGATGGCGCAGCTGGGTGACGGACTGATCGTCGCGCACGGGGAGAGGACCGAGCCGCGGCTCCTATTCGACGACAAGGAAGATGCCTTCGTCAATATGACGGCCGCCCTGAACCGGGACTTCGACGGGGCGGCGTGGAGAACGCTCGTCTCGGACGCCCGTCTGTACGACGCGTTCCTCCTCTGTACGGACGGCATATCCGAGGATTTGGTTCCGGAGAAGCGGGTTGAATTTGCCAAGGAGTTGTACGCGGCATACCGCGGGATACCGGCCCCCGAGCGAAGACGGGATATTCGCAGATGGCTGAAGGAATGGCCCGTTCCCCGGCATACGGACGACAAAACGATTGCATGTCTTTACAGAGAGCAGGTAGACGAGCATGGAATCCAGGCAATGGATCGATGAACATAACCATATTCATATCAACGACGAACGACTGGGCGCCGGGGGGCAAGGTGTTGTCTACCGGACGCTCGACCCGAATATCGCCCTGAAGCTGGTGACGGACCAGAACGGCAATCCCGTCACGAATCGGGATGCGTGCGAGCGATACCGCAAGAAGTTCAAGCAGGTACAGCTATTGCCTCTGCCGCAGGGAATCCGGGTCGCGCTGCCTTCCGCCCTGCTGAAGGGTTATGCGGGCTACGTCATGACGCTGCTTACGGAAATGGTACCATTCAGCCATTTCTGGCTCGGCGAGAAGGCGGCTCGGCGCATCCGGGCGGAGGATATTCCGGCATGGCTCGACGAGATGCCCGAAGAGCAGGCGAAACACTTGATGCATTACGCGAATACGGGCGGGTTAAAGCGCAGATTGACGGCGCTTGCCCGGTGTGCCGACGTACTGTCCCGCCTGCATGTGGCCGGGCTCGTCTACGGCGACATATCGCCGAACAACGTCTTCCTGTCGAGCGACCCGTCTTCTTCCGAGGTCTGGCTGATCGACGCCGACAATCTGCGTTACGACCCCGATCCGCGGGGATCGAGCGTCTATACGCCCGGATACGGCGCGCCGGAAGTCATGCAGGAACGGGACCGAACCCGGTTCCGGAGCGACTGTCACGCCTTCGCCGTTCTGGCGTTCCGTATGCTGACGTTTAACCATCCGTTCCTCGGCGATTACGTCAAAGGCGGAGACTGGGCCGACGACGAGGGCGACCCGAGCGGAACGCGCGAGGAACGCGCCTATGCCGGGCTCATTCCGTGGATCTATGAAGCCGATGACGACTCCAACCGCACGGAAGACGGGCTGCCCGCCGAGTTGGTATTGACCGAGCCGCTTGTCGCGCTGTTTGACGAGACATTCGGAGCCGGACGCACGCAATTCTGGCGGCGGCCGTCTATCTTCCATTGGCCGGAGGCGCTTGCGGCAGCGGCCGATGAGACGATCGAATGTTCCGCTTGCCGGATGTCTTGGTACATGGACAAGCACGGAAGCCGATGTCCTTATTGTGATACGGCGGCCCCGCCTCATCTGGCCGTCCGGGTCTATTCGTGGGACGGCGGCGCGATCGACGAAGGCAGTCCGGAATGGACGTACTTCAGCCGCTTGCCGTCCGTCGATGATCAGCTTGCGCTGCCGGAACGGCTGTTCAAGCCTTTCGACGGGGAGCACGGTTTCCGGACGGCCGTCACGTTGACGATGGACGAGAGGTCCATCGTGCTTAAAGCAGAAGACCCCGGTTCGCTGGAACTGTATGTCGCCTTCCCGAATGAACGAGGCGAGCAGTTCCAACGCATCCATTCATCCGTACAATTGCCGGCCGACGTCCGGCGGACCGGCTTCTGGCTGGCGTCCGGCGGCGTAGAACCCCGCGTGATCAGCTTCGGGATAACGATGGAGGAAGACGCATGGAGCTAAGGAATCTTCGCAGTGGTACCGACCTGGAATTATGGGTCGTGCCCGCGGATAAACAGATGAAACCGGCAGCCGGCTTCGTGACGATCGATCCCTCGGACCTGCCGGACGAATATCGCCTTGTTCAAGACGGCAAGGCGATTCCGGTTGCGCTAAGGGATAAACACCAGCAAGCCGAGCTGGACCACCATATTAAGCGCGGATCGGCTCGGATCGCCCATATCGTCAATACCGGCAGAGACGGTTCGGCGCTGTTGCGCATCCATTTCTTCCAGGGGCCGGTCATCGAGATGGGTGCAATCGATATCGCGCTTGACGATCGGATTCTCGCCGCGGCGAGCAGGCACGGCTTCCGCTGTTCCAGCGTGGTTGATCTGGCGAAGACGCTGCAAGAACGGATCGTCATTCGTACGGGGGAATCCGAACGGGACCGGTACTTCTTGCTGCTGGCCGGAGCGGCGGCGGATGACGACTTTCAGTCGACGGAAGACCAAGTCCACGCCGAACGGTGGTTCTCGATCTGCGCGGACGGCTTCCGCATCCCGACGGAGAAGCGGGCTATCCGCAAAGGGGAAGAGGTCTTCTTCGCCAACCGGTTCGTCGGCGCGAAGCTCGACGCGGACCGCGCCCTTCGGCTCGTCAGGGGAGAAATCCGCTTCTCGGACAAGGCCGAACGGATCACCGCGCTTGCGGCAGGCGAGATGTCGCGCATTATTCAACAGAAGGGCAGCTATCTCAAGAAGTGGGACGAGTACGCCGCTTACGAGGGCGAGATTCTGCTCGCCAAGGCGAGGGCGGTCGGTAAAATCGCCTATGCCGGCTTCAATTCCGTGGACCGCGGGATCAAGTTTTTCGTCGACGAGGTGCCGAATAAGCTGTCCATGGACGACAAGCTGGAAGTGACCGACGAGATCCCCGTCTATCTGAAAGACCCGGACATGGAATGGCAGGAATACAGCATGCACCTCGAGCAGGAATTCAAGGGGGAAAGCCAGCCGTCCGAGAAGGAAGAGGTCGTCACGGCGGATATTATCGAGATCGGCGCGAAGAGCATTACGCTGGCGACGGATGCCATTCCGGAGAAACCGACCGGGTTCCTGCTGCTGTCGATCCAAGGCGACAAGGCGCAGATCAAGCGCAAGTTGAAAGCGAGAAAGCTGATTCTGGAAGGGCGAAGCGCGAACCCGCTGCTCGGTCTGCTGATCGAGGAAGACGGAGAACTGCCGGATACCCAGCGCGTCACGAAGCATAAGCCGCTGACGCCGTTCGTGAAGGACAAGATATTCAAACACCCGCCGACGCCCAGACAGAGCGAAGCGATCGATATCGCCCTCAACACGCCGGATATCGCGCTCATTCAAGGACCGCCGGGCACGGGGAAGACGACCGTCATCACGGCCATCATCGAGCGGCTGAACGAGATCCACGACAAGAGCCGATCGGTGCGGGGCCAGATTCTCGTATCCGCGTTTCAGCACGATGCGGTAGAGAATATGACCTCGCGGCTTAGCGTCAATTCCTTGCCCCCGGTCAAATACGGCAGGCGCAGCGGGGAGGAAGAATCGTCTTCGGATCTGGTGTCCGATCGGATCGCGATCTGGTGCAGCGAGATCACCTCGAAGATCCGCGAGAAGAATCCGCAGATCGCCGAGCTTGAGGAACAGCGCCGGCTGAACGCCTCCTTCCGGCTGTACACCCACTCGCCGTCCGACCGGAACGCGATGGACTTGCTGAAGCAGATGCTCGCATTACCTCGTTCCCTCATGCCGACGGAACTTCTCGATCAGGCGAGCGAGTTGTTCGACCAGTTGGAAGACGAGAACAGGCTGCAGGGCGCCGACTCAGACATCTTGCCGCTCGTTCGATCGCTGCGCGTGACGGATGCCGGCTTCCGGGACGACGGTCCGTGGCGTGCCTCCGACCTCTATATGCGCGTCGAAGAGGAATTGGACGAGGACGAGCGGCATGCGCTGAAGTTGGCCGTGACATGGAAGCCGGGAAGGGAGCTTGCGTTCCTCGATCCGCTCAAGCGGCTGAAGCAGCGGCTGGTGGAGCGCTATGCGCCGAGGCCTTCTTACAAGATCGAGAAGCCCCGCGCGGATGTGCTGGAGCTATTCGGGAAAGTGGCCGAACAGCTGGCGCAGTCCAGAAACGCCAAGGACACGAAGGACGGTATTCTCGTGAACTTCCTGCACGAGCTGGAGAATAACCCCGTCGGCGTCCGGCGCGCGATCGAGGATTACAACTTCGTCTACGCGTCGACGGTGCAGGGGGCCGAAGGAAAGGCGATCAAGCGGGTCAAGCTGGGCGCGGGCGAGGAGAATGTCGTCTTCGATTCCGTGATCATCGACGAAGCGGCCCGGACGAGTCCGCCCGATCTGCTAATCCCGATGACGCAAGCCGAGAAACGCATCATTCTGGTGGGGGACCACCGGCAGCTTCCGCACATCATCAACGACGATATCGTTTCGAAGCTGGACGCCGAATTGCCCGACGAATCGATCGCTTCGGACAACGAACTGCTGCGCGTCAGCATGTTCGAGTATTTGTTCAA encodes:
- a CDS encoding protein kinase domain-containing protein; its protein translation is MESRQWIDEHNHIHINDERLGAGGQGVVYRTLDPNIALKLVTDQNGNPVTNRDACERYRKKFKQVQLLPLPQGIRVALPSALLKGYAGYVMTLLTEMVPFSHFWLGEKAARRIRAEDIPAWLDEMPEEQAKHLMHYANTGGLKRRLTALARCADVLSRLHVAGLVYGDISPNNVFLSSDPSSSEVWLIDADNLRYDPDPRGSSVYTPGYGAPEVMQERDRTRFRSDCHAFAVLAFRMLTFNHPFLGDYVKGGDWADDEGDPSGTREERAYAGLIPWIYEADDDSNRTEDGLPAELVLTEPLVALFDETFGAGRTQFWRRPSIFHWPEALAAAADETIECSACRMSWYMDKHGSRCPYCDTAAPPHLAVRVYSWDGGAIDEGSPEWTYFSRLPSVDDQLALPERLFKPFDGEHGFRTAVTLTMDERSIVLKAEDPGSLELYVAFPNERGEQFQRIHSSVQLPADVRRTGFWLASGGVEPRVISFGITMEEDAWS
- a CDS encoding FtsK/SpoIIIE domain-containing protein, encoding MKKRGSLRVSRMGINRQTGLALTERLLKLTSELERISEERRLAYEWLRREIPGEHLRLEDYDLLKSRQEAVQEVFTRDWNRKLAELDEWCRRVRRRQPRLIDLQEEHLNNGDKLPDALAFGRMKLSCEGWSGHVPRLLPFPFKRGIRMSNDRKEQSWLHQLLLRLMTALPANALRIVAYDPLHLGSALRPFLPLLDLQKPFADRRIWTRSEEIEEVLRRELDDIEQLLQRRFGGSAVDWQSYNKLHPDHAIPYKVLVVLHVPEQLTEKSLWYLGRILEFGPACGVLPILSMEEGSLEDRRYDALRGQVERLTQGIEQLLESNPVFRSFRHLAVTEEQEQWPDRLLDLLGRLAERYRSSNAFIRKIRDQWGEAACWTASSRDGISACIGWTPDGREVEFTLGRVDSEHHALLAGRSGSGKSNLLHVLIHSLCHRYAPDELQVYMLDYKQGTEFAVYANPPLPQAVLVATESDPEYGTTVLAHIEQELQRRASAFKRHAVRDCAEYRKNTGLPLPRVLLIIDEFQLLFSENKDVAEAAEKSLNMLLRQGRAYGIHVLLATQTLKGIQSMSMAQLISQIGCRMALACSEEDSAMILGSNNWAAAELKSPPEGILNDANGAGSANRRFLIPYAEPDLIRSHLDELHERSEQRGFASSAKIFNGAHLPPIPDSRSYAAQLAGAGEPALVLGEKLDFSGNPLRLAFDRQQPGHLLIAGHDPVIRQGLLLSVIRSLSLSEHVRRIAYYDAANKGASALREAAVESAGSRIRLFGYEWDGDFSFLDHTEDGKADVLIIDGLENAKPFHSAVPSFGKPKDPASPADSLRRTLESGHSPIVIAVVDNWRKANAACKDLLPQFELKIGYRLSEDDAGALVQGGGFAKLKGLDNGNKAVFIDKLKNRQDWFRPYCDIHTEKDEPW
- a CDS encoding DEAD/DEAH box helicase, whose protein sequence is MELRNLRSGTDLELWVVPADKQMKPAAGFVTIDPSDLPDEYRLVQDGKAIPVALRDKHQQAELDHHIKRGSARIAHIVNTGRDGSALLRIHFFQGPVIEMGAIDIALDDRILAAASRHGFRCSSVVDLAKTLQERIVIRTGESERDRYFLLLAGAAADDDFQSTEDQVHAERWFSICADGFRIPTEKRAIRKGEEVFFANRFVGAKLDADRALRLVRGEIRFSDKAERITALAAGEMSRIIQQKGSYLKKWDEYAAYEGEILLAKARAVGKIAYAGFNSVDRGIKFFVDEVPNKLSMDDKLEVTDEIPVYLKDPDMEWQEYSMHLEQEFKGESQPSEKEEVVTADIIEIGAKSITLATDAIPEKPTGFLLLSIQGDKAQIKRKLKARKLILEGRSANPLLGLLIEEDGELPDTQRVTKHKPLTPFVKDKIFKHPPTPRQSEAIDIALNTPDIALIQGPPGTGKTTVITAIIERLNEIHDKSRSVRGQILVSAFQHDAVENMTSRLSVNSLPPVKYGRRSGEEESSSDLVSDRIAIWCSEITSKIREKNPQIAELEEQRRLNASFRLYTHSPSDRNAMDLLKQMLALPRSLMPTELLDQASELFDQLEDENRLQGADSDILPLVRSLRVTDAGFRDDGPWRASDLYMRVEEELDEDERHALKLAVTWKPGRELAFLDPLKRLKQRLVERYAPRPSYKIEKPRADVLELFGKVAEQLAQSRNAKDTKDGILVNFLHELENNPVGVRRAIEDYNFVYASTVQGAEGKAIKRVKLGAGEENVVFDSVIIDEAARTSPPDLLIPMTQAEKRIILVGDHRQLPHIINDDIVSKLDAELPDESIASDNELLRVSMFEYLFNRLKKLEQMDGISRTVTLDAQYRMHPMLGEFVSDMFYKPYNEAFRSPLEEKYFQHELAGMNGRPLGWIDIQSREEAEVNAGTSWRRTIEAHRIAEKLNEWIHSEQGKNLSFGVITFYKAQVDCLFEELHKYGLAERVDRKWQIAAPYRFLKDEQGQDTAHERLRIGTVDAFQGMEFDVVFLSMVRTNRQNRQQGTGRNLSAIFGRLLSENLLCVSMSRQKRLLIAAGDSGLVMHELAGQAVPSLAAFYQLCTKSGVIL
- a CDS encoding PP2C family serine/threonine-protein phosphatase; its protein translation is MGVTFDRWGIWGASMIGPLHIKRKLPNQDAWFARQYKWGDVVAVSDGLGSRPRSDIGSTAAVQAVVDAARICGGYPEERVTEFLQLIHAIWLMRIAPYKAGDCGATCLFVIRAGGRSLMAQLGDGLIVAHGERTEPRLLFDDKEDAFVNMTAALNRDFDGAAWRTLVSDARLYDAFLLCTDGISEDLVPEKRVEFAKELYAAYRGIPAPERRRDIRRWLKEWPVPRHTDDKTIACLYREQVDEHGIQAMDR
- a CDS encoding vWA domain-containing protein, with translation MVNNDNVTLFVVLDTSGSMSEMGKLATAANMLAYVRACVRMRQGLFPFDRLTLLLWNDETRVMALDPDEAPPVLTGVGSNSLTGLTEMLQRIVPDEAGKSRLLLLSDGNFSADELRGFKNWLIKRKRYDVRAVAVGMDADTAALKALTPGGRVYAAAEIGNALKRWPLQEEAAKPPRRLSDLSRIAPSERVSEWA